A genomic region of Pelodiscus sinensis isolate JC-2024 chromosome 1, ASM4963464v1, whole genome shotgun sequence contains the following coding sequences:
- the N4BP2L2 gene encoding NEDD4-binding protein 2-like 2 isoform X6 translates to MLHAECKVRPLECQDEMAVQPCYKKMKSAGEAHDKSCAGSFQESHVKTDTEKTNNQQTPLCISDDPGKQELEQKENESTDILETSSEEHAGNRPGIFESTHSKIIQSVNLPVKDSEITENICPFISEKIDEANKETSNKSFTINGGEVENEEYSTSKTFIGPIYRPMEENKQNETMNFTKFSTIREKQKAVLDSRINKKKAKKIQTLSCDISEIDDELCQFYKEIQQLESDKDELEGNSQDKETDSSQEQFISCNRYSQTSHEDEQDTWYSRTQLYSDTGQCFYNVSSGQKTDRESKCFDDETNGQRTENHFNWQEDSKFWNQSVPQFRPEWQPTQSFIIPQGPLPPRFHLHLDVQTLNSPSHQPNTLHPQNDESLHKNYAGYHGNSGSTNRSCPSLEQNNSSAAHIGIHSVQVSRNGYSNEDGCMNNGFCETGKECWKNPRSYQIEGGHHFYLQQFSEDKLCRSQKLLLILRGLPGSGKTTLSRILLGQNHDGVVFSTDDYFRQQDGYTYNVAQLGDAHDWNQKRAKQAMDQGRTPVIIDNTNTQAWEMKPYVEMALGKGYRVEFHEPDTWWKFDPAELEKRNKHGVPREKIAQMLERYEYQMSISVVMNSVEPPHKNMQRPPPQRRQRVFIAK, encoded by the exons aTGCTTCATGCTGAATGTAAAGTAAGGCCTTTGGAATGTCAAGATGAAATGGCAGTTCAACCATGTtataaaaaaatgaaatcagCAGGAGAAGCTCATGATAAATCCTGTGCTGGTAGTTTCCAGGAATCTCATGTGAAAACAGACACTGAGAAAACAAACAATCAACAGACACCTTTATGCATCTCTGATGACCCAGGAAAACAGGAATTGGAGCAGAAAGAGAATGAAAGTACAGATATCTTGGAAACATCCAGTGAAGAACATGCTGGTAATAGGCCAGGGATTTTTGAGTCTACTCATTCAAAGATCATTCAGAGTGTAAATCTTCCCGTAAAAGACAGTGAGATTACAGAAAATATATGCCCTTTCATTTCTGAAAAAATTGATGAAGCTAATAAAGAAACTAGCAATAAATCATTCACAATAAATGGAGGTGAGGTGGAGAATGAAGAATATAGTACAAGCAAAACATTTATTGGTCCCATTTATAGACCAATGGAGGAGAACAAACAGAATGAAACTATGAATTTCACTAAATTTAGTACAATCAGAGAGAAACAAAAGGCTGTACTTGACAGCAGAATTAACaaaaagaaagcaaagaaaatacaGACACTCTCTTGTGATATATCAGAAATAGATGATGAATTGTGCCAATTTTATAAAGAAATTCAACAGCTTGAAAGCGATAAAGATGAGTTAGAAGGTAACTCACAGGACAAAGAAACTGATTCGTCTCAGGAACAATTTATATCATGTAATAGATACAGTCAGACATCTCATGAGGATGAACAAGATACCTGGTACAGTAGAACACAATTATATTCTGATACTGGACAATGTTTCTATAATGTATCAAGTGGCCAGAAAACAGACAGGGAATCCAAATGTTTTGACGATGAAACAAATGGCCAGAGAACTGAGAATCATTTTAATTGGCAAGAAGATTCTAAATTTTGGAACCAGTCGGTTCCTCAATTTAGGCCTGAATGGCAGCCAACACAATCTTTCATAATACCTCAGGGTCCTCTTCCTCCCAGGTTCCACCTTCATTTAGATGTTCAAACTCTTAATTCCCCATCACATCAGCCAAATACTCTCCATCCTCAGAACGATGAATCTCTTCACAAGAATTATGCAGGTTACCATGGAAATAGTGGCAGTACTAATAGGAGCTGTCCATCGTTGGAACAAAATAATAGTTCTGCTGCTCATATTGGCATCCATAGTGTGCAAGTCTCTAGAAATGGATATAGCAATGAAGATGGATGCATGAATAATGGTTTCTGTGAAACCGGAAAAGAATGTTGGAAAAATCCTAGAAGTTACCAGATAGAGGGAGGACATCATTTTTATTTACAGCAATTTTCAGAAGATAAGTTATGTAGGTCACAGAAATTACTTCTGATTTTAAGAGGTTTGCCTGGCTCAGGGAAAACAACATTGTCTCG TATTTTACTTGGTCAAAATCATGATGGCGTGGTGTTCAGCACTGATGATTATTTTCGACAGCAAGATGGATATACATACAATGTTGCTCAGCTTGGTGATGCTCATGACTGGAACCAGAAGAGAG CAAAGCAAGCAATGGACCAGGGAAGAACTCCAGTTATAATAGACAACACTAATACTCAAGCCTGGGAAATGAAGCCATATGTGGAAATG GCACTAGGGAAAGGCTACAGAGTGGAATTTCATGAGCCAGACACATGGTGGAAGTTTGATCCTGCGGAGTTAGAAAA gAGGAATAAACATGGGGTCCCTCGTGAGAAGATTGCTCAGATGTTGGAACGATATGAATATCAAATGTCCATCTCTGTTGTAATGAATTCAGTGGAACCTCCTCACAAAAACATGCAAAGGCCACCTCCACAGCGAAGACAGAG
- the N4BP2L2 gene encoding NEDD4-binding protein 2-like 2 isoform X5, giving the protein MLHAECKVRPLECQDEMAVQPCYKKMKSAGEAHDKSCAGSFQESHVKTDTEKTNNQQTPLCISDDPGKQELEQKENESTDILETSSEEHAGNRPGIFESTHSKIIQSVNLPVKDSEITENICPFISEKIDEANKETSNKSFTINGGEVENEEYSTSKTFIGPIYRPMEENKQNETMNFTKFSTIREKQKAVLDSRINKKKAKKIQTLSCDISEIDDELCQFYKEIQQLESDKDELEGNSQDKETDSSQEQFISCNRYSQTSHEDEQDTWYSRTQLYSDTGQCFYNVSSGQKTDRESKCFDDETNGQRTENHFNWQEDSKFWNQSVPQFRPEWQPTQSFIIPQGPLPPRFHLHLDVQTLNSPSHQPNTLHPQNDESLHKNYAGYHGNSGSTNRSCPSLEQNNSSAAHIGIHSVQVSRNGYSNEDGCMNNGFCETGKECWKNPRSYQIEGGHHFYLQQFSEDKLCRSQKLLLILRGLPGSGKTTLSRILLGQNHDGVVFSTDDYFRQQDGYTYNVAQLGDAHDWNQKRAKQAMDQGRTPVIIDNTNTQAWEMKPYVEMALGKGYRVEFHEPDTWWKFDPAELEKRNKHGVPREKIAQMLERYEYQMSISVVMNSVEPPHKNMQRPPPQRRQRWGSCIDSWNSFSVSNNR; this is encoded by the exons aTGCTTCATGCTGAATGTAAAGTAAGGCCTTTGGAATGTCAAGATGAAATGGCAGTTCAACCATGTtataaaaaaatgaaatcagCAGGAGAAGCTCATGATAAATCCTGTGCTGGTAGTTTCCAGGAATCTCATGTGAAAACAGACACTGAGAAAACAAACAATCAACAGACACCTTTATGCATCTCTGATGACCCAGGAAAACAGGAATTGGAGCAGAAAGAGAATGAAAGTACAGATATCTTGGAAACATCCAGTGAAGAACATGCTGGTAATAGGCCAGGGATTTTTGAGTCTACTCATTCAAAGATCATTCAGAGTGTAAATCTTCCCGTAAAAGACAGTGAGATTACAGAAAATATATGCCCTTTCATTTCTGAAAAAATTGATGAAGCTAATAAAGAAACTAGCAATAAATCATTCACAATAAATGGAGGTGAGGTGGAGAATGAAGAATATAGTACAAGCAAAACATTTATTGGTCCCATTTATAGACCAATGGAGGAGAACAAACAGAATGAAACTATGAATTTCACTAAATTTAGTACAATCAGAGAGAAACAAAAGGCTGTACTTGACAGCAGAATTAACaaaaagaaagcaaagaaaatacaGACACTCTCTTGTGATATATCAGAAATAGATGATGAATTGTGCCAATTTTATAAAGAAATTCAACAGCTTGAAAGCGATAAAGATGAGTTAGAAGGTAACTCACAGGACAAAGAAACTGATTCGTCTCAGGAACAATTTATATCATGTAATAGATACAGTCAGACATCTCATGAGGATGAACAAGATACCTGGTACAGTAGAACACAATTATATTCTGATACTGGACAATGTTTCTATAATGTATCAAGTGGCCAGAAAACAGACAGGGAATCCAAATGTTTTGACGATGAAACAAATGGCCAGAGAACTGAGAATCATTTTAATTGGCAAGAAGATTCTAAATTTTGGAACCAGTCGGTTCCTCAATTTAGGCCTGAATGGCAGCCAACACAATCTTTCATAATACCTCAGGGTCCTCTTCCTCCCAGGTTCCACCTTCATTTAGATGTTCAAACTCTTAATTCCCCATCACATCAGCCAAATACTCTCCATCCTCAGAACGATGAATCTCTTCACAAGAATTATGCAGGTTACCATGGAAATAGTGGCAGTACTAATAGGAGCTGTCCATCGTTGGAACAAAATAATAGTTCTGCTGCTCATATTGGCATCCATAGTGTGCAAGTCTCTAGAAATGGATATAGCAATGAAGATGGATGCATGAATAATGGTTTCTGTGAAACCGGAAAAGAATGTTGGAAAAATCCTAGAAGTTACCAGATAGAGGGAGGACATCATTTTTATTTACAGCAATTTTCAGAAGATAAGTTATGTAGGTCACAGAAATTACTTCTGATTTTAAGAGGTTTGCCTGGCTCAGGGAAAACAACATTGTCTCG TATTTTACTTGGTCAAAATCATGATGGCGTGGTGTTCAGCACTGATGATTATTTTCGACAGCAAGATGGATATACATACAATGTTGCTCAGCTTGGTGATGCTCATGACTGGAACCAGAAGAGAG CAAAGCAAGCAATGGACCAGGGAAGAACTCCAGTTATAATAGACAACACTAATACTCAAGCCTGGGAAATGAAGCCATATGTGGAAATG GCACTAGGGAAAGGCTACAGAGTGGAATTTCATGAGCCAGACACATGGTGGAAGTTTGATCCTGCGGAGTTAGAAAA gAGGAATAAACATGGGGTCCCTCGTGAGAAGATTGCTCAGATGTTGGAACGATATGAATATCAAATGTCCATCTCTGTTGTAATGAATTCAGTGGAACCTCCTCACAAAAACATGCAAAGGCCACCTCCACAGCGAAGACAGAGGTGGGGAAGCTGTATAGACTCTTGGAATTCTTTCAGTGTTTCAAATAACAGATAA
- the N4BP2L2 gene encoding NEDD4-binding protein 2-like 2 isoform X7, with the protein MLHAECKVRPLECQDEMAVQPCYKKMKSAGEAHDKSCAGSFQESHVKTDTEKTNNQQTPLCISDDPGKQELEQKENESTDILETSSEEHAGNRPGIFESTHSKIIQSVNLPVKDSEITENICPFISEKIDEANKETSNKSFTINGGEVENEEYSTSKTFIGPIYRPMEENKQNETMNFTKFSTIREKQKAVLDSRINKKKAKKIQTLSCDISEIDDELCQFYKEIQQLESDKDELEGNSQDKETDSSQEQFISCNRYSQTSHEDEQDTWYSRTQLYSDTGQCFYNVSSGQKTDRESKCFDDETNGQRTENHFNWQEDSKFWNQSVPQFRPEWQPTQSFIIPQGPLPPRFHLHLDVQTLNSPSHQPNTLHPQNDESLHKNYAGYHGNSGSTNRSCPSLEQNNSSAAHIGIHSVQVSRNGYSNEDGCMNNGFCETGKECWKNPRSYQIEGGHHFYLQQFSEDKLCRSQKLLLILRGLPGSGKTTLSRILLGQNHDGVVFSTDDYFRQQDGYTYNVAQLGDAHDWNQKRGFFFEWPHLCSTLGVGSRPGAAAWRFLIAVFCRLAHVYFPSEVFAPLISRMQAGNHQFLSTASGHGQSSLSISLQNVFSQFLHL; encoded by the exons aTGCTTCATGCTGAATGTAAAGTAAGGCCTTTGGAATGTCAAGATGAAATGGCAGTTCAACCATGTtataaaaaaatgaaatcagCAGGAGAAGCTCATGATAAATCCTGTGCTGGTAGTTTCCAGGAATCTCATGTGAAAACAGACACTGAGAAAACAAACAATCAACAGACACCTTTATGCATCTCTGATGACCCAGGAAAACAGGAATTGGAGCAGAAAGAGAATGAAAGTACAGATATCTTGGAAACATCCAGTGAAGAACATGCTGGTAATAGGCCAGGGATTTTTGAGTCTACTCATTCAAAGATCATTCAGAGTGTAAATCTTCCCGTAAAAGACAGTGAGATTACAGAAAATATATGCCCTTTCATTTCTGAAAAAATTGATGAAGCTAATAAAGAAACTAGCAATAAATCATTCACAATAAATGGAGGTGAGGTGGAGAATGAAGAATATAGTACAAGCAAAACATTTATTGGTCCCATTTATAGACCAATGGAGGAGAACAAACAGAATGAAACTATGAATTTCACTAAATTTAGTACAATCAGAGAGAAACAAAAGGCTGTACTTGACAGCAGAATTAACaaaaagaaagcaaagaaaatacaGACACTCTCTTGTGATATATCAGAAATAGATGATGAATTGTGCCAATTTTATAAAGAAATTCAACAGCTTGAAAGCGATAAAGATGAGTTAGAAGGTAACTCACAGGACAAAGAAACTGATTCGTCTCAGGAACAATTTATATCATGTAATAGATACAGTCAGACATCTCATGAGGATGAACAAGATACCTGGTACAGTAGAACACAATTATATTCTGATACTGGACAATGTTTCTATAATGTATCAAGTGGCCAGAAAACAGACAGGGAATCCAAATGTTTTGACGATGAAACAAATGGCCAGAGAACTGAGAATCATTTTAATTGGCAAGAAGATTCTAAATTTTGGAACCAGTCGGTTCCTCAATTTAGGCCTGAATGGCAGCCAACACAATCTTTCATAATACCTCAGGGTCCTCTTCCTCCCAGGTTCCACCTTCATTTAGATGTTCAAACTCTTAATTCCCCATCACATCAGCCAAATACTCTCCATCCTCAGAACGATGAATCTCTTCACAAGAATTATGCAGGTTACCATGGAAATAGTGGCAGTACTAATAGGAGCTGTCCATCGTTGGAACAAAATAATAGTTCTGCTGCTCATATTGGCATCCATAGTGTGCAAGTCTCTAGAAATGGATATAGCAATGAAGATGGATGCATGAATAATGGTTTCTGTGAAACCGGAAAAGAATGTTGGAAAAATCCTAGAAGTTACCAGATAGAGGGAGGACATCATTTTTATTTACAGCAATTTTCAGAAGATAAGTTATGTAGGTCACAGAAATTACTTCTGATTTTAAGAGGTTTGCCTGGCTCAGGGAAAACAACATTGTCTCG TATTTTACTTGGTCAAAATCATGATGGCGTGGTGTTCAGCACTGATGATTATTTTCGACAGCAAGATGGATATACATACAATGTTGCTCAGCTTGGTGATGCTCATGACTGGAACCAGAAGAGAG ggttcttcttcgagtggccccatttgtgctccactctaggtgtcgggtcccgtcccggtgCCGCAGCTTGGAGATTTCTCATAGCCGTGTTCTGCCGGCTCGCGCATGTGTACTTCCCCAGCGAGGTGTTCGCACCTTTAATCAGCCGCATGCAAGCTGGCAAccatcagttcctctcaaccgcctcaggtcaCGGTCAGAGCTCCCTGAGTATTTCTCTTCAGAATGTTTTCAGTCAGTTTTTGCATCTGTAA
- the N4BP2L2 gene encoding NEDD4-binding protein 2-like 2 isoform X8, with translation MLHAECKVRPLECQDEMAVQPCYKKMKSAGEAHDKSCAGSFQESHVKTDTEKTNNQQTPLCISDDPGKQELEQKENESTDILETSSEEHAGNRPGIFESTHSKIIQSVNLPVKDSEITENICPFISEKIDEANKETSNKSFTINGGEVENEEYSTSKTFIGPIYRPMEENKQNETMNFTKFSTIREKQKAVLDSRINKKKAKKIQTLSCDISEIDDELCQFYKEIQQLESDKDELEGNSQDKETDSSQEQFISCNRYSQTSHEDEQDTWYSRTQLYSDTGQCFYNVSSGQKTDRESKCFDDETNGQRTENHFNWQEDSKFWNQSVPQFRPEWQPTQSFIIPQGPLPPRFHLHLDVQTLNSPSHQPNTLHPQNDESLHKNYAGYHGNSGSTNRSCPSLEQNNSSAAHIGIHSVQVSRNGYSNEDGCMNNGFCETGKECWKNPRSYQIEGGHHFYLQQFSEDKLCRSQKLLLILRGLPGSGKTTLSRILLGQNHDGVVFSTDDYFRQQDGYTYNVAQLGDAHDWNQKRDEWVRGTDGCRLSRG, from the exons aTGCTTCATGCTGAATGTAAAGTAAGGCCTTTGGAATGTCAAGATGAAATGGCAGTTCAACCATGTtataaaaaaatgaaatcagCAGGAGAAGCTCATGATAAATCCTGTGCTGGTAGTTTCCAGGAATCTCATGTGAAAACAGACACTGAGAAAACAAACAATCAACAGACACCTTTATGCATCTCTGATGACCCAGGAAAACAGGAATTGGAGCAGAAAGAGAATGAAAGTACAGATATCTTGGAAACATCCAGTGAAGAACATGCTGGTAATAGGCCAGGGATTTTTGAGTCTACTCATTCAAAGATCATTCAGAGTGTAAATCTTCCCGTAAAAGACAGTGAGATTACAGAAAATATATGCCCTTTCATTTCTGAAAAAATTGATGAAGCTAATAAAGAAACTAGCAATAAATCATTCACAATAAATGGAGGTGAGGTGGAGAATGAAGAATATAGTACAAGCAAAACATTTATTGGTCCCATTTATAGACCAATGGAGGAGAACAAACAGAATGAAACTATGAATTTCACTAAATTTAGTACAATCAGAGAGAAACAAAAGGCTGTACTTGACAGCAGAATTAACaaaaagaaagcaaagaaaatacaGACACTCTCTTGTGATATATCAGAAATAGATGATGAATTGTGCCAATTTTATAAAGAAATTCAACAGCTTGAAAGCGATAAAGATGAGTTAGAAGGTAACTCACAGGACAAAGAAACTGATTCGTCTCAGGAACAATTTATATCATGTAATAGATACAGTCAGACATCTCATGAGGATGAACAAGATACCTGGTACAGTAGAACACAATTATATTCTGATACTGGACAATGTTTCTATAATGTATCAAGTGGCCAGAAAACAGACAGGGAATCCAAATGTTTTGACGATGAAACAAATGGCCAGAGAACTGAGAATCATTTTAATTGGCAAGAAGATTCTAAATTTTGGAACCAGTCGGTTCCTCAATTTAGGCCTGAATGGCAGCCAACACAATCTTTCATAATACCTCAGGGTCCTCTTCCTCCCAGGTTCCACCTTCATTTAGATGTTCAAACTCTTAATTCCCCATCACATCAGCCAAATACTCTCCATCCTCAGAACGATGAATCTCTTCACAAGAATTATGCAGGTTACCATGGAAATAGTGGCAGTACTAATAGGAGCTGTCCATCGTTGGAACAAAATAATAGTTCTGCTGCTCATATTGGCATCCATAGTGTGCAAGTCTCTAGAAATGGATATAGCAATGAAGATGGATGCATGAATAATGGTTTCTGTGAAACCGGAAAAGAATGTTGGAAAAATCCTAGAAGTTACCAGATAGAGGGAGGACATCATTTTTATTTACAGCAATTTTCAGAAGATAAGTTATGTAGGTCACAGAAATTACTTCTGATTTTAAGAGGTTTGCCTGGCTCAGGGAAAACAACATTGTCTCG TATTTTACTTGGTCAAAATCATGATGGCGTGGTGTTCAGCACTGATGATTATTTTCGACAGCAAGATGGATATACATACAATGTTGCTCAGCTTGGTGATGCTCATGACTGGAACCAGAAGAGAG ATGAGTGGGTGAGAGGAACTGATGGTTGCCGGCTCTcacgcggctga